In Helianthus annuus cultivar XRQ/B chromosome 3, HanXRQr2.0-SUNRISE, whole genome shotgun sequence, a single window of DNA contains:
- the LOC110886830 gene encoding uncharacterized protein LOC110886830 yields MSTCYSNLPSPVQNHDIMIDEPSNDQKDLLSSHGFIENGSLPTLMSGKYEEDDTEDEESEFKMGRLIRQASLNSSHMSTPQQTTKLMRASSSFPRYLSQNPKTNQEKVMNMRKVESMNERNRNKSSMKLGKNINGGAPTIPAGGWGDKGSSEDMKAQIKFWARAVAFNLHQEC; encoded by the exons ATGTCTACTTGTTATTCTAATCTTCCTTCCCCGGTTCAAAATCACGATATCATGATCGATGAACCATCGAACGACCAAAAAGACTTGCTCTCAAGTCATGGTTTCATCGAGAATGGGTCCTTGCCAACTTTGATGAGCGGaaaatatgaagaagatgatactgaagatgaagaaagtgAGTTTAAGATGGGACGGTTGATTAGGCAAGCATCTCTCAACTCTTCACATATGTCTACTCCTCAACAAACCACTAAG CTTATGAGAGCAAGCTCGAGTTTCCCGCGATACTTGTCACAAAACCCGAAAACAAATCAAGAAAAGGTTATGAACATGAGGAAAGTGGAAAGCATGAACGAGAGAAACAGAAACAAAAGTTCCATGAAGTTAGGGAAGAACATAAATGGTGGTGCACCAACAATCCCAGCTGGAGGATGGGGTGATAAGGGTTCATCAGAAGACATGAAGGCACAGATCAAGTTCTGGGCTAGAGCAGTGGCTTTCAATCTGCATCAAGAGTGTTAA